One stretch of Argiope bruennichi chromosome 3, qqArgBrue1.1, whole genome shotgun sequence DNA includes these proteins:
- the LOC129963510 gene encoding heme-binding protein 1-like — protein sequence MKVWILLTTCLAIQIGQCLSCLHRGVECIDYEVLTRHPEYEERQYPATVWISAKETGPSLSRAQINLYKKLFRYIQGDNLKGEFINSTTPTRTKVIPCRGDSLCEPTYIMSLLIPNDLYDDMFPIPTDVDLFFEREPPKRYVVRSFGGRPSESQWVTEAQKLADLTLKDVGVARDHYYLNWYDPPLQLFNRLNEIWITKSIKKKTNEQKKFIRDQNDLNEVC from the exons atcGGGCAATGCTTATCTTGTTTGCACAGGGGCGTTGAATGCATCGATTATGAAGTCCTCACCAGGCACCCA GAATATGAAGAAAGACAGTACCCAGCCACTGTATGGATCAGTGCAAAAGAAACCGGCCCTTCCCTCTCTAGGGCGCAAATCAATCTTTACAAGAAACTATTCAGATACATTCAAGGGGATAATCTTAAAG GAGAGTTCATCAACAGTACCACTCCTACTCGAACAAAAGTAATTCCATGTAGAGGTGATTCTTTGTGCGAGCCAACGTACATAATGTCGCTGCTGATCCCTAACGATTTGTATGATGATATGTTCCCTATTCCTACGGATGTTGACCTCTTCTTTGAGAGGGAACCTCCAAAGAGATACGTGGTTAG GAGTTTTGGCGGTCGTCCAAGTGAATCCCAATGGGTAACCGAAGCTCAAAAGCTGGCCGATTTGACTCTCAAAGATGTGGGAGTAGCACGCGATCATTACTACTTGAATTGGTATGATCCTCCACTTCAGCTTTTCAACCGACTCAATGAGATCTGGATCACCAAATCCATAAAGAAGAAGACCAACGAGCAAAAGAAATTCATCAGAGACCAGAATGACCTGAATGAAGTCTGCTAG